From Lagopus muta isolate bLagMut1 chromosome 28, bLagMut1 primary, whole genome shotgun sequence, a single genomic window includes:
- the DNAJC22 gene encoding dnaJ homolog subfamily C member 22 has product MAKRLLVAYGLWALGGPLGLHHLYLGRDSHALLWMLTLGGFGAGWLSDLWHLHHWVAVANSTSSQHRRAVPALSPILLAGQVVVGTYFGLVAALALPWVPQLLAQPLAVGLGVLLTASVGEQSTKAHRVLTAAFLTSLLFQAQLLAVLPSSMAAGMAAQRHRRYQHPAGPPLRLRARLFRLGMAYMAFAVPVGYSLLHSTAGALGWVGTIPMRSLQSVAWMLGLKAGPGGCTERQLWAYQVLGIPPGSGIEEVQRSYRELVKVWHPDHNRQRAEEAEQRFIELQEAYEALGGPRRAAAGGG; this is encoded by the exons ATGGCCAAGCGGCTACTGGTGGCCTACGGGCTGTGGGCGCTGGGGGGGCCACTGGGGCTGCATCACCTCTACCTGGGCCGGGACAGCCACGCTCTGCTCTGGATGCTGACACTGGGAGGCTTCGGTGCCGGCTGGCTCAGCGACCTCTGGCACCTCCACCATTGGGTGGCCGTGGCcaacagcaccagcagccagcacaggagggctgtgccagcactgagcCCCATACTCCTGGCGGGGCAGGTGGTCGTGGGGACATATTTTGGACTGGTGGCCGCGTTGGCACTGCCTTGGGTGCCCCAGCTGCTGGCCCAGCcgctggctgtggggctgggcgTGCTCCTGACAGCTTCCGTGGGCGAACAGAGCACCAAAGCACACCGCGTccttacagcagccttcctcacctccctcctcttccaagcccagctgctggccGTGCTGCCCTCCAGCATGGCTGCAGGCATGGCGGCACAGCGGCACCGCCGCTATCAGCATCCCGCCGGGCCTCCATTGCGGCTCCGCGCCCGACTCTTCCGTCTGGGGATGGCCTACATGGCCTTCGCCGTCCCAGTGGGGTACagcctgctgcacagcaccGCCGGGGCTTTGGGGTGGGTGGGGACCATCCCCATGCGGTCCCTCCAAAGCGTGGCCTGGATGCTGGGGCTCAAAGCTGGGCCTGGAGGATGCACTGAGCGGCAGCTGTGGGCTTATCAG GTTCTCGGCATCCCGCCCGGCTCTGGCATTGAGGAGGTGCAGAGGAGCTACCGGGAGCTGGTGAAGGTTTGGCACCCCGACCACAACAGGCAGCGGGCTGAAGAGGCCGAGCAACGCTTTATTGAGCTGCAGGAAGCCTACGAGGCGCTGGGAGGACCccgcagggcagcagcaggaggaggctga
- the SPATS2 gene encoding spermatogenesis-associated serine-rich protein 2 isoform X2, giving the protein MSKKQNPKDPSGFIFDVQSNTVMAQGGTFENMKEKINAVRAIVPNRSNNEIVLVLQHFDNCVDKTVQAFMEGNASEVLKEWTVTGKKKNKKKKTKPKPQAEANPGPADPRKLVSTEEEQSANSEKGGINGFHVNGCAHDTESVDSLSEGLDALSIDARELEDCEASVPDMPERTVPQLENGIADLDTKSLTMHPAQSPSSLRQRPDQHSASRSGSRPTAPTSLPAVRLDNVAFSPANKKLGSNIEKSVKDLQRCTVSLARYRVVVKEEMDASIKKMKQVFAELQSSLMDREVALLAEMDKVKAEAMEILMSRQKKAEALKKLTDVAVRMSEEQLVELRADIKHFVSERKYDEELGRVARFTCDIDALKKSIAAFGQVSHPKNSYSTRSRCSSVTAVSPSSPSNISAPSSPACASAISLTTASKKPPSSMEAAVEGAGSHPPQPHREAAPGNRRSGPPAPPGSRPQSHAAPPPARRSGGPRHRGGAAPALGRHQSSPGSPHQVQPPEPGAAAGAAATHSKGLPQRKPRASRQEGASS; this is encoded by the exons ATGtctaaaaagcaaaacccaaaag ATCCATCCGGGTTCATTTTCGATGTGCAGTCCAACACTGTGATGGCCCAAGGAGGAACCTTTGAAAACATGAAGGAGAAG ATCAACGCAGTGCGTGCCATAGTCCCAAACAGGAGCAACAATGAGATTGTCCTCGTGCTCCAGCATTTTGACAACTGCGTGGACAAAACAGTGCAAGCATTTATGGAAG gtaaCGCCAGTGAAGTATTGAAGGAATGGACTGTGACAGGCAAAAAAAAG aacaagaagaagaaaaccaaaccgAAACCGCAAGCCGAGGCGAACCCTGGCCCTGCAGACCCCAGGAAATTGGTGTCCACTGAAGAGGAGCAGTCAGCAAACTCGGAGAAGGGGGGAATTAACGGTTTCCATGTCAACGGCTGTGCCCATGACACGGAGTCGGTGGACTCGCTCAGCGAAGGGCTGGATGCGCTTTCAATTGATGCCAGAGAGCTGGAGGATTGCGAGGCCTCGGTGCCAGACATGCCTGAGAGAACAG TGCCTCAACTAGAGAATGGAATAGCAGACCTCGACACCAAATCTCTCACCATGCACCCTGCCCAGAGCCCTTCGTCTCTCAGACAGCGTCCTGATCAGCACAGTGCCAGCAGGTCCGGCTCCAGACCCACGGcccccacctccctgcctgctgtgcGCCTGGACAACGTCGCCTTCTCACCTGCAAACAAGAAGCTGG GTTCTAATATTGAAAAATCAGTGAAGGATCTCCAGCGCTGCACCGTCTCACTGGCTCGGTACCGGGTGGTGGTGAAAGAGGAAATGGATGCTTCCATTAAGAAGATGAAGCAGGTatttgctgagctgcagagtaG CCTCATGGATCGCGAGGTGGCGTTGCTGGCTGAGATGGACAAAGTGAAGGCAGAAGCAA TGGAGATCCTGATGAGCCGGCAGAAGAAGGCAGAGGCCCTGAAGAAGTTGACCGACGTGGCAGTGCGGATGTCAGAGGAGCAGCTGGTCGAGCTCCGAGCTGATATCAAG CACTTTGTAAGCGAGCGCAAGTATGATGAGGAGCTGGGCAGAGTGGCACGGTTTACGTGTGACATCGACGCGTTGAAGAAGAGCATTGCTGCCTTTGGGCAAG tttctcacCCGAAGAACAGCTACTCCACTCGCTCCCGCTGCAGCTCCGTCACAGCCGTGTCCCCAAGCAGTCCCAGCAACATCTCTGCTCCCTCCAGCCCCGCCTGTGCCTCTGCCATCAGCCTTACCACAGCGAGCAAGAAGCCCCCGTCCTCCATGGAGGCGGCCGTGGAGGGTGCAGGCAGccaccccccccagccccaccgaGAG gcTGCCCCAGGGAACAGGCGATCGGGACCACCGGCACCACCGGGCTCCCGGCCGCAGTCCCACGCCGCTCCTCCCCCGGCCAGGCGGTCCGGCGGCCCCCGGCACCGCGGCGGAGCAGCTCCGGCACTTGGCCGGCACCAGAGCAGCCCGGGCAGCCCCCACCAAGTGCAACCCCCGGAGCCCGGAGCTGCGGCCGGAGCTGCTGCCACGCACAGCAAAGGGCTCCCGCAGCGCAAACCCCGCGCCAGCCGCCAGGAGGGAGCCAGCTCCTGA
- the SPATS2 gene encoding spermatogenesis-associated serine-rich protein 2 isoform X1, with translation MSKKQNPKDPSGFIFDVQSNTVMAQGGTFENMKEKINAVRAIVPNRSNNEIVLVLQHFDNCVDKTVQAFMEGNASEVLKEWTVTGKKKNKKKKTKPKPQAEANPGPADPRKLVSTEEEQSANSEKGGINGFHVNGCAHDTESVDSLSEGLDALSIDARELEDCEASVPDMPERTAVPQLENGIADLDTKSLTMHPAQSPSSLRQRPDQHSASRSGSRPTAPTSLPAVRLDNVAFSPANKKLGSNIEKSVKDLQRCTVSLARYRVVVKEEMDASIKKMKQVFAELQSSLMDREVALLAEMDKVKAEAMEILMSRQKKAEALKKLTDVAVRMSEEQLVELRADIKHFVSERKYDEELGRVARFTCDIDALKKSIAAFGQVSHPKNSYSTRSRCSSVTAVSPSSPSNISAPSSPACASAISLTTASKKPPSSMEAAVEGAGSHPPQPHREAAPGNRRSGPPAPPGSRPQSHAAPPPARRSGGPRHRGGAAPALGRHQSSPGSPHQVQPPEPGAAAGAAATHSKGLPQRKPRASRQEGASS, from the exons ATGtctaaaaagcaaaacccaaaag ATCCATCCGGGTTCATTTTCGATGTGCAGTCCAACACTGTGATGGCCCAAGGAGGAACCTTTGAAAACATGAAGGAGAAG ATCAACGCAGTGCGTGCCATAGTCCCAAACAGGAGCAACAATGAGATTGTCCTCGTGCTCCAGCATTTTGACAACTGCGTGGACAAAACAGTGCAAGCATTTATGGAAG gtaaCGCCAGTGAAGTATTGAAGGAATGGACTGTGACAGGCAAAAAAAAG aacaagaagaagaaaaccaaaccgAAACCGCAAGCCGAGGCGAACCCTGGCCCTGCAGACCCCAGGAAATTGGTGTCCACTGAAGAGGAGCAGTCAGCAAACTCGGAGAAGGGGGGAATTAACGGTTTCCATGTCAACGGCTGTGCCCATGACACGGAGTCGGTGGACTCGCTCAGCGAAGGGCTGGATGCGCTTTCAATTGATGCCAGAGAGCTGGAGGATTGCGAGGCCTCGGTGCCAGACATGCCTGAGAGAACAG CAGTGCCTCAACTAGAGAATGGAATAGCAGACCTCGACACCAAATCTCTCACCATGCACCCTGCCCAGAGCCCTTCGTCTCTCAGACAGCGTCCTGATCAGCACAGTGCCAGCAGGTCCGGCTCCAGACCCACGGcccccacctccctgcctgctgtgcGCCTGGACAACGTCGCCTTCTCACCTGCAAACAAGAAGCTGG GTTCTAATATTGAAAAATCAGTGAAGGATCTCCAGCGCTGCACCGTCTCACTGGCTCGGTACCGGGTGGTGGTGAAAGAGGAAATGGATGCTTCCATTAAGAAGATGAAGCAGGTatttgctgagctgcagagtaG CCTCATGGATCGCGAGGTGGCGTTGCTGGCTGAGATGGACAAAGTGAAGGCAGAAGCAA TGGAGATCCTGATGAGCCGGCAGAAGAAGGCAGAGGCCCTGAAGAAGTTGACCGACGTGGCAGTGCGGATGTCAGAGGAGCAGCTGGTCGAGCTCCGAGCTGATATCAAG CACTTTGTAAGCGAGCGCAAGTATGATGAGGAGCTGGGCAGAGTGGCACGGTTTACGTGTGACATCGACGCGTTGAAGAAGAGCATTGCTGCCTTTGGGCAAG tttctcacCCGAAGAACAGCTACTCCACTCGCTCCCGCTGCAGCTCCGTCACAGCCGTGTCCCCAAGCAGTCCCAGCAACATCTCTGCTCCCTCCAGCCCCGCCTGTGCCTCTGCCATCAGCCTTACCACAGCGAGCAAGAAGCCCCCGTCCTCCATGGAGGCGGCCGTGGAGGGTGCAGGCAGccaccccccccagccccaccgaGAG gcTGCCCCAGGGAACAGGCGATCGGGACCACCGGCACCACCGGGCTCCCGGCCGCAGTCCCACGCCGCTCCTCCCCCGGCCAGGCGGTCCGGCGGCCCCCGGCACCGCGGCGGAGCAGCTCCGGCACTTGGCCGGCACCAGAGCAGCCCGGGCAGCCCCCACCAAGTGCAACCCCCGGAGCCCGGAGCTGCGGCCGGAGCTGCTGCCACGCACAGCAAAGGGCTCCCGCAGCGCAAACCCCGCGCCAGCCGCCAGGAGGGAGCCAGCTCCTGA
- the MCRS1 gene encoding microspherule protein 1, giving the protein MAPQDVAESVTSDELPGAPGSSYPWRLPGGRRRGDGEAAVGLGEAEVPNGGPVTGAGPLRSAPLMASGAASRSEDEEPLAGPKRGSAQASGAVPKRRSSSRFIKRKKFDDELVESSLAKSSSRAKGGVEPGRCSGSEPSSSEKKKVSKSVSTPVAPSPVPAPSLAKRMKKSKQPLQVTKDLGRWKPADDLLLINAVLQTNDLTSVHLGVKFSCRFNLREIQERWYALLYDPIISKLACQAMRQLHPEAIAAIQSKVLFSKAEEQLLNKVGSMSQPTLNTFQELLHKHPDVFYPSRTAKALQLHWQLMKQYYLLDDQTVQPLPKGDQVLNFSDAEDMLDDSKLKDVRDDVLEHELTVADRRQKREIRQLEQELHKWQVLVDSITGMNSPDFDSQTLAVLRGRMVRYLMRSREITLGRATKDNQIDVDLALEGPAWKISRKQGVIKLKNNGDFFIANEGRRPIYIDGRPVLGGNKWKLNNNSVVEIASLRFVFLINQDLITLIKTEAAKMAQQ; this is encoded by the exons ATGGCGCCGCAAGATGTCGCAGAGTCAGTGACGTCAGATGAGCTTCCGGGGGCGCCCGGAAGTAGTTATCCATGGCGGCTTCCCGGCGGACGCCGTCGAGGGGATGGTGAGGCCGCGGTGGGGCTCGGGGAAGCTGAGGTCCCCAACGGGGGCCCCGTAACGGGCGCAGGACCCCTCCGGAGCGCTCCTCTGATGGCGTCGGGTGCGGCGAGTCGCTCCGAGGACGAGGAGCCGCTGGCGGGGCCGAAACGGGGCTCGGCCCAGGCTTCTGGAGCCGTCCCGAAGCGCCGCAGCTCTTCACG GTTCATCAAGCGGAAGAAGTTCGATGATGAGTTGGTAGAGAGCAGCTTGGCCAAGTCCTCCAGCCGGGCCAAGGGGGGCGTGGAGCCGGGGCGCTGCTCGGGCAGTGAGCCGTCCTCCAGCGAGAAGAAGAAG GTCTCAAAGTCTGTGTCCACTCCTGTGGCGCCCAGCCCCGTCCCGGCCCCCAGCCTTGCCAAGCGGATGAAGAAGAGCAAACAGCCCCTGCAGGTGACCAAAGACCTGGGCCGCTGGAAGCCTGCTGATGACCTCCTGCTTAtcaatgctgtgctgcag ACCAACGACCTCACGTCTGTGCACCTGGGTGTGAAGTTCAGCTGCCGTTTCAACCTGCGGGAGATCCAGGAGCGCTGGTACGCGCTGCTCTATGACCCCATCATCTCCAA GTTGGCCTGCCAGGCCATGCGCCAGCTGCACCCTGAGGCCATCGCTGCCATCCAGAGCAAGGTGCTGTTCAGCaaagctgaggagcagctgctgaacaAAGTGGGATCG ATGAGCCAGCCCACACTCAACACCTTCCAGGAGCTTCTCCACAAGCACCCCGATGTCTTCTACCCCTCCAGGACAGCCAAggccctgcagctgcactggcAGCTCATGAAGCAGTACTACCTTCTGGATGACCAAACCG TGCAGCCGCTCCCCAAGGGGGACCAAGTGCTCAATTTCTCGGATGCTGAGGACATgctggatgacagcaagctgaa GGATGTGCGGGATGATGTGCTGGAGCATG AGCTGACTGTGGCCGACCGCCGCCAGAAACGGGAGATCcggcagctggagcaggagctgcacaaGTGGCAGGTGTTAGTTGACAGCATCACAG GCATGAACTCTCCAGACTTTGACAGCCAGACACTGGCCGTGCTGCGGGGCCGCATGGTGCGGTATCTCATGCGCTCTCGAGAG ATCACACTGGGCAGAGCTACGAAGGACAACCAGATTGATGTGGACCTGGCGTTGGAGGGACCGGCCTGGAAGATCTCTCGCAAGCAGG GCGTCATCAAGCTGAAGAACAATGGGGACTTCTTCATTGCTAACGAGGGCCGGCGCCCCATTTACATCGATGGCCGTCCTGTGCTTGGTGGCAACAAGTGGAAGCTCAACAACAATTCTGTGGTGGAG ATTGCCAGCCTCCGCTTCGTCTTCCTCATCAACCAGGACCTGATCACGCTCATCAAGACGGAGGCGGCCAAGATGGCCCAGCAGTGA